From a single Sediminibacterium sp. KACHI17 genomic region:
- a CDS encoding ABC transporter ATP-binding protein, with translation MSNQAIIRLEDIQKSYFMGSQAIPVLKGITLDIRKNEYVALMGPSGSGKSTLMNILGCLDSPTGGKYILNNKDVSKMADDDLAEVRNSEIGFVFQQFNLLPRLSAAENVALPLIYAGVSKKERMERSLEALNKVGLAERSHHKSNELSGGQIQRVAIARALVNNPSILLADEPTGNLDSKTSVEVMELFAKIHQSGNTVVLVTHEEDIAAYAHRVVRLRDGLVETDKVRSTAMSHL, from the coding sequence ATGTCAAATCAGGCGATCATCCGATTAGAAGATATCCAGAAAAGTTATTTCATGGGCAGTCAGGCCATTCCTGTATTGAAGGGCATCACACTGGATATTCGTAAAAATGAGTATGTAGCACTGATGGGTCCATCCGGAAGTGGTAAAAGTACCCTCATGAATATTTTGGGTTGTTTGGATTCGCCAACAGGTGGTAAATACATTCTGAACAATAAAGATGTGAGCAAGATGGCGGATGATGATTTGGCGGAAGTCCGTAATTCAGAGATCGGCTTTGTATTTCAGCAGTTCAATCTTTTACCAAGATTATCAGCCGCGGAAAATGTGGCTTTGCCCCTTATCTATGCAGGTGTAAGCAAGAAAGAACGCATGGAGAGATCATTGGAAGCTTTGAATAAAGTAGGTTTAGCAGAAAGAAGTCACCATAAATCCAATGAATTGAGTGGTGGACAAATTCAAAGGGTGGCCATCGCCAGGGCATTGGTCAATAATCCTTCTATTTTACTGGCAGATGAACCTACCGGAAACCTTGACTCAAAAACATCTGTAGAAGTGATGGAACTGTTTGCTAAAATTCATCAGTCCGGGAATACAGTTGTATTGGTGACACATGAAGAAGATATCGCCGCTTATGCTCATCGGGTCGTACGTTTACGCGACGGATTGGTAGAAACCGATAAGGTGAGGAGTACGGCAATGTCTCACCTTTGA
- a CDS encoding ABC transporter ATP-binding protein codes for MLKAVNITRKYGQLEVLKGVDIEIKKGEMVSIVGSSGAGKSTLLHILGTLDKPDSGSIWLNDQSIDQLKGEKLAAFRNLHIGFVFQFHHLLPEFSALENVCIPGWIAGTAKKDVKNRALELLSMLGLSDRAEHKPNQLSGGEQQRVAVARALINQPDIIFADEPTGNLDSTNAKELHKLFGTLRDQFHQTFLIVTHNEELAALSDRTLYMRDGVIVDGV; via the coding sequence ATGCTAAAAGCAGTAAACATCACCCGAAAATACGGTCAGCTCGAAGTATTGAAAGGCGTAGATATTGAGATCAAAAAGGGTGAAATGGTGAGTATTGTGGGCTCTTCGGGGGCAGGAAAAAGTACATTGCTGCACATTTTGGGTACGCTTGACAAACCCGATTCCGGCTCTATTTGGCTCAATGATCAGTCCATCGATCAGTTAAAAGGAGAAAAATTGGCTGCCTTTCGCAATCTGCATATTGGTTTTGTATTTCAGTTTCATCACTTACTTCCTGAATTTTCAGCACTGGAAAATGTATGTATCCCCGGCTGGATCGCGGGTACTGCGAAAAAAGATGTCAAGAACCGGGCATTGGAATTATTATCGATGTTGGGTTTATCAGATCGTGCAGAACATAAACCCAATCAATTATCCGGGGGAGAACAACAGAGAGTAGCAGTAGCAAGGGCTTTGATCAATCAGCCCGATATCATTTTCGCAGATGAACCCACCGGTAATCTTGATAGCACCAACGCTAAAGAATTACACAAACTCTTTGGTACCCTCAGAGATCAATTCCATCAAACCTTTCTCATCGTCACCCACAACGAAGAATTAGCCGCACTTAGTGACAGGACTTTGTATATGAGGGATGGGGTGATAGTTGATGGGGTATAG
- a CDS encoding DUF2795 domain-containing protein, which yields MFWTLELASYLEEAPWPATKDELIDYSIRSGAPIEVVENLQELEDEGEVYESIEDIWPDYPSQEDFMFNEDEY from the coding sequence ATGTTCTGGACATTAGAATTGGCAAGTTACCTGGAAGAAGCCCCTTGGCCTGCTACCAAAGATGAACTGATTGATTATTCTATTCGCAGTGGTGCACCTATTGAAGTGGTGGAAAACCTCCAGGAATTGGAAGATGAGGGAGAAGTGTACGAGAGCATAGAAGACATCTGGCCTGATTACCCAAGTCAGGAAGACTTCATGTTCAATGAAGATGAATACTGA
- a CDS encoding SemiSWEET family transporter produces MNWIEIIGYLGSFLTSITFIPQVYKSWQSKSVGDLSIWMILIVVTSTIVWLVYGFAIESGPVIVANFVVLSLTLLLLYFKLTFKRDGS; encoded by the coding sequence ATGAACTGGATCGAAATCATCGGTTATCTGGGTTCCTTTCTTACCTCTATCACTTTTATACCACAGGTGTACAAATCCTGGCAATCAAAAAGTGTAGGTGATCTGAGTATTTGGATGATCCTGATCGTCGTTACCAGTACCATTGTATGGCTGGTCTACGGATTCGCCATCGAAAGCGGCCCTGTCATCGTAGCAAATTTTGTGGTGCTCTCGTTGACACTGCTCTTGCTTTATTTTAAACTTACTTTTAAGAGAGATGGAAGCTAA
- a CDS encoding bacterial transcriptional activator domain-containing protein, with protein sequence MKTSLSFLLSFIFFTSVHAQKVYDFNGTCQQAYQEITRLKLMKGASLIEKAKQQNPNNLIPVVLESYIDFLTLFLNENPEDYKIMYPHFAERLNLLEEGSNTSPFHRFALSTVRVHKAAVAIKFGKTWEAGWDIRRAWVLLKDNKKAFPAFTADDLLYGTLQTMIGTIPKGYKWLASILGMRGSVTEGLKTVNAFVNSTDVYAKIYAPEAQFIYPYLLFYMDNKKDQAIAFIQQKKLDLVNNHLHGWMAANLTLNNKQAQYTQQIIQNRHQSAEYLDIPIWDFEMGFVKMYQLKPEEAITYFERFLQKFKGNFYVKDVYDKIKLCYYMMGNTTAAERARQLVLSKGATDADADKKALRDAKANHWPHLLLLKARFLNDGGYHKEALAQLHGKTENDFSKEEDRLEYVYRAARIFDDLGREEEAINAYLAAIRLGEFRKEYYAARAAVQLGQIYEARGQKAQAILYYQRCLDMGDHEYKNSLDQRAKSGIMRCKGE encoded by the coding sequence ATGAAAACCAGTCTCTCTTTTCTCCTTTCTTTTATCTTCTTTACTTCTGTACATGCACAGAAAGTATATGACTTCAATGGTACTTGTCAACAAGCCTATCAAGAGATCACCAGATTGAAATTGATGAAGGGAGCATCGTTGATCGAAAAAGCCAAACAACAAAATCCCAATAACCTGATCCCTGTTGTACTGGAAAGTTATATCGACTTCCTGACACTGTTCCTGAATGAAAATCCGGAGGATTATAAAATCATGTATCCGCATTTTGCTGAGCGATTGAATTTATTGGAAGAGGGATCCAACACCTCTCCTTTTCATCGTTTTGCGCTCAGTACTGTAAGGGTACATAAAGCTGCCGTAGCGATCAAGTTTGGAAAAACCTGGGAAGCGGGATGGGATATTCGCAGGGCCTGGGTACTGCTGAAAGACAATAAAAAAGCCTTTCCAGCTTTTACTGCGGATGATCTGCTCTATGGCACATTACAAACCATGATCGGTACGATACCGAAAGGATATAAATGGCTCGCTAGTATTTTAGGAATGCGTGGTTCTGTTACCGAGGGTTTGAAGACGGTCAATGCTTTTGTCAACAGTACAGATGTCTATGCAAAGATCTACGCACCGGAAGCACAGTTCATTTATCCGTATCTATTGTTCTATATGGACAATAAAAAAGACCAAGCCATTGCCTTTATACAGCAAAAGAAATTGGACCTGGTCAATAATCATTTACATGGATGGATGGCAGCCAATCTCACCCTGAATAACAAGCAAGCACAATACACCCAACAGATCATTCAGAATAGACATCAGTCTGCTGAATATCTTGATATTCCTATCTGGGATTTTGAAATGGGTTTTGTGAAAATGTATCAATTAAAACCGGAAGAAGCGATCACTTACTTTGAACGATTTTTACAAAAATTCAAAGGCAATTTTTATGTAAAGGATGTGTATGACAAAATAAAACTCTGTTATTACATGATGGGTAATACCACTGCCGCTGAGAGAGCGAGACAATTGGTGTTAAGCAAAGGTGCGACGGATGCAGATGCGGATAAAAAAGCATTGAGAGATGCCAAAGCAAATCATTGGCCGCATTTATTATTATTAAAAGCGCGTTTCCTCAATGATGGTGGTTATCATAAAGAGGCACTGGCACAATTACATGGAAAAACGGAAAATGATTTCTCAAAAGAAGAAGACCGTTTAGAATATGTATATCGAGCAGCGAGGATCTTTGATGATCTGGGAAGAGAAGAAGAAGCGATCAATGCCTATCTGGCTGCAATCAGACTGGGTGAATTCAGAAAAGAATATTATGCTGCACGAGCAGCGGTGCAACTGGGACAGATATATGAAGCGCGTGGACAAAAGGCCCAGGCCATACTCTACTATCAGCGCTGTTTAGATATGGGTGATCATGAATATAAAAACTCATTGGATCAACGTGCTAAATCGGGGATAATGAGATGTAAAGGGGAATGA
- a CDS encoding SDR family oxidoreductase, with translation MAYNLLKGKRGIITGALDENSIAWKVAEKAHEEGATFVLTNAPIAMRMGEINKLAEKTNSQIIPADATSVEELTNLFTQSQEVLGGKIDFVLHSIGMSVNIRKKIPYAESNYDYFMKGIDVSAMSLHKMLSVARKLDAINEWGSVVALTYMAAQRTFPFYTDMADIKAMLESIARSFGYHYGLEKKVRINTVSQSPTKTTAGTGIKGFGDFFDFANAVAPLGNASAEDCANYCITLFSDLTRMVTMQNLFHDGGYSTTGVSMEVMTKLGVE, from the coding sequence ATGGCTTATAACCTGCTCAAAGGAAAACGCGGTATCATTACCGGTGCTCTTGATGAAAATTCTATCGCCTGGAAAGTAGCTGAGAAAGCTCATGAAGAAGGCGCCACTTTTGTACTGACCAATGCACCTATCGCAATGCGTATGGGTGAGATCAATAAACTGGCTGAAAAAACCAATTCACAGATCATTCCTGCAGATGCTACCAGCGTTGAGGAACTGACGAATCTATTTACTCAGTCACAGGAAGTATTGGGTGGTAAGATCGATTTTGTATTACACTCTATCGGTATGAGTGTGAACATCCGTAAAAAGATCCCCTATGCGGAATCAAACTATGATTACTTCATGAAGGGTATTGATGTATCCGCTATGTCACTGCACAAGATGTTATCAGTTGCCAGAAAATTAGATGCCATCAATGAATGGGGAAGTGTAGTAGCACTCACTTATATGGCTGCACAAAGAACATTCCCTTTCTATACAGATATGGCCGATATCAAAGCCATGCTTGAATCTATCGCACGTAGTTTTGGTTACCATTATGGATTGGAGAAAAAAGTACGTATCAATACCGTTTCACAATCTCCGACCAAAACCACTGCAGGTACCGGTATCAAAGGTTTTGGCGATTTCTTTGATTTCGCGAATGCGGTTGCACCATTAGGAAATGCGAGTGCAGAAGATTGTGCCAACTATTGTATCACCCTATTCTCTGACCTTACACGTATGGTCACCATGCAGAATCTCTTCCATGATGGTGGTTATTCTACTACAGGCGTAAGCATGGAAGTGATGACGAAATTGGGAGTCGAATAA
- the gatC gene encoding Asp-tRNA(Asn)/Glu-tRNA(Gln) amidotransferase subunit GatC, whose amino-acid sequence MEVTVALTDHLAHLSRLHFSDVEKVEIRKDLEKMVAFVETLSQLNTDGIEPLMHMGQAVNMLRSDEIEGSISEEQALQNAPGTHTSFFQVPKVIRK is encoded by the coding sequence ATGGAAGTTACTGTTGCCCTTACCGATCATCTGGCCCATTTGTCAAGGCTTCATTTTAGTGATGTAGAGAAAGTTGAGATCAGAAAAGACCTTGAAAAAATGGTTGCTTTTGTTGAAACATTATCACAGCTGAATACAGATGGCATTGAGCCTTTGATGCATATGGGACAAGCGGTGAATATGCTCCGATCTGATGAAATAGAAGGGTCTATCAGCGAAGAGCAAGCATTGCAGAATGCACCCGGCACTCATACTTCTTTTTTTCAGGTTCCTAAAGTCATTCGTAAATAG
- the recN gene encoding DNA repair protein RecN: protein MLNKLTIQNYAIIEEIEIDFSQRLNIITGETGAGKSILMGALSLILGERADSSVLVNTQKKCFIEGVFSIDDKPEVLQFLESNELDIDHELVLRREIGSNGKSRAFINDTPASLQQLRQLASLLVDLHQQFDTLELGDSDFQREVMDALAGNQSVLQAYQLVYREWQSVAKQLTELKEQKSAFTKEADYHQFLFDELNELALKENELEELDQELKVLNSSEGIKAALTKVYFDLRESEQPVVTLLKQMVQQLQPFSDMHKDLQALIERLQSTQVELQDIASETDHINDSVVFDEQRIEWINQRLTEGYKLLKKHGLQSTGDLLELQASLAKKLEAVLNIDDTIQQLEKEMQRLQDEADGFATQLSKARKEQIQPLETNVNQLLKQVGMPNAQLKVSIQPGTLHVYGKDQIEFLFDANVPAGQSNTSHRFEPIRKVASGGELSRLMLCIKSLVAKSINLPTMIFDEIDTGISGEAAKQVGMIMKEMASGRQIICITHQPQIAGKADAHFFVYKEIVNDAVKTNIRMLNQDERITAIARMLSGEKPTAAALENAREMIMN from the coding sequence ATGTTGAACAAACTCACGATACAGAACTATGCGATCATTGAGGAAATCGAGATCGATTTTTCTCAGCGGCTGAATATTATTACCGGTGAAACAGGTGCCGGTAAAAGTATCCTTATGGGGGCATTGAGTTTGATCTTAGGAGAGCGTGCTGATAGCTCAGTGCTCGTTAATACCCAGAAAAAATGTTTTATCGAAGGTGTTTTCTCCATTGATGATAAACCTGAGGTATTGCAGTTTCTTGAATCGAATGAATTGGATATTGATCATGAATTGGTGTTGAGAAGAGAGATCGGCAGTAATGGAAAATCCAGGGCCTTTATCAATGATACCCCCGCTTCTTTACAACAACTTCGACAACTGGCTTCTTTACTGGTAGATCTTCATCAACAGTTTGATACACTCGAATTGGGTGATTCAGATTTTCAACGAGAGGTCATGGATGCATTGGCAGGCAATCAGTCTGTATTGCAAGCATACCAGCTGGTATATCGTGAATGGCAATCAGTCGCAAAACAGTTAACCGAATTAAAAGAACAGAAATCCGCTTTCACCAAAGAAGCAGACTACCATCAATTTCTTTTTGATGAGCTCAATGAACTTGCCTTGAAAGAAAATGAGCTGGAAGAGCTCGATCAGGAACTGAAAGTATTGAACAGCTCTGAAGGAATCAAAGCAGCCCTTACCAAAGTGTATTTCGACTTACGCGAAAGTGAACAACCGGTGGTTACGCTACTCAAACAAATGGTTCAGCAGTTGCAGCCGTTCTCAGACATGCACAAAGATCTTCAGGCATTGATCGAAAGACTACAAAGTACACAGGTTGAATTACAAGATATCGCTTCAGAAACCGATCATATCAATGATTCAGTTGTATTCGATGAACAACGAATCGAATGGATCAATCAAAGACTCACAGAAGGCTATAAACTGTTGAAGAAACATGGCTTACAGTCTACCGGAGATCTGCTGGAACTACAAGCTTCTCTTGCAAAAAAACTAGAAGCTGTATTGAATATCGATGATACCATTCAGCAACTCGAAAAAGAAATGCAGCGATTGCAGGATGAAGCCGATGGTTTTGCCACTCAATTATCAAAAGCAAGAAAAGAACAGATCCAACCACTTGAAACAAATGTGAATCAGTTATTGAAACAAGTGGGTATGCCGAATGCTCAGTTGAAAGTTTCTATTCAGCCCGGTACGCTGCATGTATATGGTAAAGATCAGATCGAGTTTTTATTTGATGCCAATGTACCTGCCGGACAATCCAACACCAGCCATCGATTTGAGCCCATCCGAAAAGTGGCCAGTGGTGGGGAACTGAGTAGATTGATGTTGTGTATCAAATCACTTGTAGCGAAATCCATCAATCTTCCGACCATGATCTTTGATGAGATCGATACCGGTATTTCAGGAGAGGCTGCCAAGCAGGTGGGTATGATCATGAAAGAAATGGCATCAGGCAGACAGATCATCTGTATTACGCATCAGCCGCAGATCGCGGGTAAGGCAGATGCACATTTCTTTGTGTATAAAGAGATCGTGAATGATGCCGTTAAAACAAATATCCGAATGCTGAATCAGGATGAACGTATTACTGCCATCGCAAGAATGTTAAGTGGTGAAAAACCTACCGCTGCTGCATTGGAAAATGCCCGAGAAATGATCATGAATTAG
- a CDS encoding 3-hydroxyacyl-CoA dehydrogenase/enoyl-CoA hydratase family protein, whose amino-acid sequence MKRSIKKVAVLGSGVMGSRIACHFAGIGVQVLLLDMVTKGAEESNKPAERNKLVNDALQAAIKSNPSPVYSKSVIKRITTGNFDDNLKDIAHCDWIIEVVVERLDIKQQIYTRVEQFRKPGTLVTSNTSGIPIHMMAEGRSEDFKKHFCGSHFFNPPRYLRLLEIIPTPHTDPEIVDFLMHYGDLYLGKTTVLCKDTPAFIANRIGVFSIMSIFHIMDKLGLSIDEIDALTGPMIGRPKSATFRTADVVGIDTLVKVAKGVADNCPTDEAKTIFQIPAWLDTLVSNNWLGDKTGQGFFKKIKSAEGKEIQTLNLKTMEYGPRNKPKFQSLEAAKPIEDLKQRIKMLSAAGDKAGEFYRAFHFSLFSYISHRIPEISDEIYRVDDAMMAGFGWEIGAFESWDTVGVKETVAAMKAAGHQVAPWIDEMLASGATSFYKVENGRRMFYDQNSKSYKAIPGGESFLVMGHHKDKIVWKNSACRLYDLGDGVAGLEWSTKMNSIGGEVLEGLNRSIAIAEEKFKGLVIGNDGPNFSAGANVGMIFMLAIEQEYDELDMAIRMFQNTMMRVRYSSVPVVTAPHGLTLGGGCEMNLHADKICAAAETYIGLVELGVGLIPGGGGTKEFVLRAADEMHEDEPETITLKNRFLSIATAKVATSAQEAMEMGILRKGADEIVMNIGRRIAEAKKSVIELYDSGYTTPIQRNDVKVLGRSALGALYAGINGMWRGGYATDHDVVVAKKLAYVMCGGDLSEPTNVTEQYLLDLEREAFLSLCGERKTLERIQSVLKSGRPVRN is encoded by the coding sequence ATGAAACGTTCCATTAAAAAAGTTGCAGTTCTAGGTAGTGGTGTTATGGGTTCCCGTATTGCCTGTCACTTCGCAGGTATTGGTGTTCAAGTACTGTTATTAGACATGGTAACCAAAGGAGCAGAAGAGAGTAATAAACCTGCTGAGAGAAATAAACTGGTGAATGATGCATTACAAGCAGCCATTAAAAGTAATCCATCACCGGTGTACAGTAAGTCAGTGATCAAAAGAATCACGACCGGTAATTTTGATGATAATCTGAAAGATATTGCTCACTGCGATTGGATCATTGAAGTAGTGGTGGAACGTTTGGATATCAAACAACAGATCTATACGCGTGTTGAACAATTCAGAAAACCCGGTACACTGGTCACCTCCAATACATCAGGCATACCCATTCACATGATGGCGGAAGGCAGAAGTGAAGATTTCAAAAAACATTTCTGTGGTTCTCACTTTTTTAATCCACCACGTTACCTCCGTTTATTAGAGATCATCCCTACCCCACATACGGATCCGGAGATCGTTGATTTCTTGATGCATTACGGAGATCTTTATCTGGGTAAAACAACCGTTCTCTGTAAAGACACCCCTGCATTCATCGCTAACAGAATTGGTGTTTTCAGCATCATGAGCATCTTTCATATCATGGATAAGCTGGGACTCAGCATTGATGAAATTGATGCACTGACCGGACCGATGATCGGAAGACCTAAGTCTGCAACATTCAGAACAGCAGATGTAGTAGGTATTGATACCTTGGTAAAAGTTGCAAAGGGTGTAGCGGATAATTGTCCGACAGACGAGGCGAAAACCATTTTCCAGATCCCTGCTTGGTTAGATACTTTAGTCAGCAATAATTGGCTGGGAGATAAAACAGGACAAGGTTTCTTTAAAAAGATCAAATCAGCCGAAGGAAAAGAAATTCAAACATTGAACCTGAAGACCATGGAATATGGTCCTCGCAATAAACCTAAATTTCAAAGTCTCGAAGCTGCCAAACCTATCGAAGACCTGAAACAAAGGATCAAAATGTTGTCTGCTGCCGGAGATAAAGCCGGTGAATTCTATCGCGCATTTCATTTCTCTCTATTCTCTTATATATCACATCGTATTCCGGAGATCAGTGATGAGATCTATCGTGTTGATGACGCAATGATGGCAGGTTTCGGCTGGGAGATCGGAGCGTTTGAATCATGGGATACTGTAGGTGTTAAAGAAACAGTGGCTGCGATGAAAGCAGCCGGGCATCAGGTTGCTCCTTGGATCGATGAGATGTTGGCAAGCGGTGCTACTTCATTTTATAAAGTAGAGAATGGTCGCAGAATGTTCTATGATCAGAACAGTAAATCGTATAAAGCGATTCCGGGTGGAGAATCCTTCCTGGTAATGGGACACCATAAAGACAAAATAGTTTGGAAAAACAGTGCTTGTCGTTTGTATGACCTCGGAGATGGCGTGGCTGGTCTTGAATGGAGCACAAAAATGAATAGTATCGGTGGTGAAGTTTTAGAAGGACTGAATAGATCGATCGCTATTGCTGAAGAAAAATTCAAAGGGCTGGTCATTGGTAATGATGGACCGAATTTCAGTGCCGGAGCCAATGTAGGAATGATTTTCATGCTAGCCATCGAACAAGAATATGATGAACTGGATATGGCCATACGCATGTTCCAGAATACCATGATGCGTGTTCGTTACTCTTCTGTTCCTGTAGTAACTGCTCCACATGGATTGACATTGGGTGGTGGTTGTGAAATGAATTTACATGCAGATAAAATCTGTGCAGCTGCTGAAACCTATATCGGACTGGTTGAGCTAGGAGTTGGACTGATTCCAGGAGGTGGAGGCACCAAAGAATTTGTTTTACGCGCCGCCGATGAAATGCATGAAGATGAACCTGAAACAATCACATTAAAAAATAGATTCTTATCCATCGCTACTGCAAAAGTAGCTACCTCTGCACAAGAAGCCATGGAGATGGGTATTCTTAGAAAAGGTGCGGATGAAATTGTGATGAATATCGGAAGACGAATTGCTGAAGCAAAAAAATCAGTCATTGAACTATATGACAGTGGCTATACCACACCCATTCAACGCAATGATGTCAAAGTACTTGGTCGCTCAGCATTGGGTGCCTTATATGCAGGTATCAATGGCATGTGGCGTGGTGGTTATGCAACCGATCATGACGTGGTGGTAGCAAAGAAACTGGCATATGTAATGTGTGGTGGCGATTTAAGTGAACCAACAAATGT
- a CDS encoding cob(I)yrinic acid a,c-diamide adenosyltransferase — protein MALKIYTKTGDLGKTSLIGGTKVPKSHIRIETYGTVDELNSHIGLVGDYFDEPHTRSILKEIQDRLFTIGSSLACDPEKEPLMKIPDLKESDITVLEREIDKMNEILPPMKFFILPGGHIAVSSTHIARCVCRRAERCCVNMQEHELFVDPLVIKYLNRLSDYLFVLSRFIGHHLGVSEIAWKPRV, from the coding sequence ATGGCCCTTAAGATATATACAAAAACAGGCGATCTGGGTAAAACCTCTCTTATTGGAGGAACAAAAGTGCCCAAAAGCCATATCCGTATTGAAACCTACGGAACCGTAGACGAGCTGAATTCTCATATCGGCTTGGTGGGAGACTATTTTGACGAACCACACACACGTTCGATCTTAAAAGAAATACAGGATCGTTTATTTACCATTGGATCTTCTCTGGCTTGTGATCCGGAGAAAGAACCGCTGATGAAGATCCCTGATCTCAAGGAGTCTGATATTACCGTTCTCGAAAGAGAGATCGATAAAATGAATGAAATATTACCTCCGATGAAATTCTTCATTTTGCCGGGTGGACATATTGCTGTTTCTTCTACGCATATTGCTCGTTGTGTATGCAGAAGAGCCGAACGCTGCTGTGTGAATATGCAGGAGCATGAACTTTTTGTAGATCCCTTGGTGATCAAATACCTGAACAGATTAAGTGATTATCTCTTCGTCCTAAGCCGCTTCATCGGCCACCATCTCGGTGTATCTGAGATTGCTTGGAAGCCGAGGGTTTAG